The DNA sequence AGCCAGGCCAAGTTGCGGCGTGTAGCCGCCAGCATCCGCTTTCAGCATCACTGTCATGCCGGGCCGCAGGCGAAGACCTTTGGGATTGGGCATGGCCCATTTGCGGGCCAGCGTATCCCATACAAATACGTCCCCAGTTTCCAAGCGATCCAGCAGCTTCTTTGCCGCCCCCAACCCCGCGCGACACAGTTCTTCCTGCAATGCTGGTGGCTCGTCCTGCGGATCTCCGGCCAGCGCACGCCAGAACAGGAGGACGTCGGCGTCATCAGCGTCGCGAATGTAGGGCGCGATGTCCACGTCGAAGCCGGAGAGATCCGAGTCGGTGTTAAACAAGTCGAGGAAATCCTTGTGCCGCAACACTGGATGGAGCGGGGATTCAGCGTCGATCGGTGGAAGATCCGCAGGCGCAGCGCTCGTGAGAGTCACCATCACTTGCCGCGCGACATCGAGTTCCTCGGTGGTGTACGGCTTGGCATCCGCGACGTCCATCCAGACGACCTGCGCCTCGTTTGTCTTATTGAACTCACCGTAACGATTGCAGCGCCCAAAGCGTTGGACAAGCGAGGCCCAGGGCGCCAGTTCGGTGAATAGCACACGAGCGGATAGATCCACGCCGGCTTCGATCGCCTGAGTGGCAATTATGATGCGGCCTTCGGCCGGCGGGGCAGCATGCAGGCGCTCTTCGTGATCGCGGCGATCCTTGGTACGGAACCGGGAGTGAATCAGTAGCCGTTCCGGGCTGTTTGAAGCAGACGAAACTGGTGGCACTGCTTTCTTTCTGCCTCTTACCGGCGATTCCGAGTAACGTCTTTCCAGTTCGGCAAACAAGCCCTGCGCCCGTTCGACGGTGTTGAGGATTGCCAGCGTGGTGGTGCGCGGCTGATGTGCCGCAAGAACGCAGTCAGCCAATGCTCCGAGGTAGGTTTTGATATCGTCGTTCGTCAGTTTCGCAGTTTTCTCGCTTTCCTCCGCCTTTCCAGACTTGTAAGGCTTCGTCGAGATGAGCGCCGTAGCGCAGGGTGTCAGAACCTTGACCGCCTCTCGCCGCTCCCGAACTGCGGGTTCCTTCTTCTCCTCCTCGCTCAATTCCAGCGCGATCGTGGAGGTGGGATCGAAATCCACCGTTCTCAACCAGTCCCGCTTCAGCGTGGCCGAGACCCATACGCTGCAACTGTTCGACGCCACACCCATCTTGCGGCGAAACGCTTCAAGTTGGACGCTGGTTTTCAACCCTGGGCCCATCAATTGGATTTCGTCGAATACCCACAGCGCGTCGTTATGCAACCAGGCGAAGTGCACGGGCCACTGATATCGGCTCATTCCATAGCCGCGCATCAGCGCCCGAGAAAGCAGCATGTCCTGGGTGCCAATCAGGATGGCGTGTTCTTCCGGGTGCTCAGCCCACGTCGCCTTTTTCACGTCTTCGGCGCCGCCCATCAGAAGGTGTACAGATACCAGGCCTTCACCCGCCTTGCCTTCAATACCCAGTTTCTTGAGCCATGTTTGAGCGTTCTGTACCGTTTGCTCTGCCAAGACTCGCATGGGCAAGCAATAGACCAATCGCCTCGGAGTTGTCTTTTTGACTGCCTCTTCAGCAAACCGTCTCCGCCACACCCACCCCAACACCGCCATCGCAGTCTTGCCCAAGCCCGTAGGTACGTCCACCAACTCAGGAAGCGTCGGCTCGCAGGCGAAGCGAATCTGAAATGGATAGGGTGTGTTTCCCGTCGCGTGTGTGAACCACTC is a window from the Fimbriimonadaceae bacterium genome containing:
- the cas3 gene encoding CRISPR-associated helicase Cas3'; the encoded protein is MGKTAMAVLGWVWRRRFAEEAVKKTTPRRLVYCLPMRVLAEQTVQNAQTWLKKLGIEGKAGEGLVSVHLLMGGAEDVKKATWAEHPEEHAILIGTQDMLLSRALMRGYGMSRYQWPVHFAWLHNDALWVFDEIQLMGPGLKTSVQLEAFRRKMGVASNSCSVWVSATLKRDWLRTVDFDPTSTIALELSEEEKKEPAVRERREAVKVLTPCATALISTKPYKSGKAEESEKTAKLTNDDIKTYLGALADCVLAAHQPRTTTLAILNTVERAQGLFAELERRYSESPVRGRKKAVPPVSSASNSPERLLIHSRFRTKDRRDHEERLHAAPPAEGRIIIATQAIEAGVDLSARVLFTELAPWASLVQRFGRCNRYGEFNKTNEAQVVWMDVADAKPYTTEELDVARQVMVTLTSAAPADLPPIDAESPLHPVLRHKDFLDLFNTDSDLSGFDVDIAPYIRDADDADVLLFWRALAGDPQDEPPALQEELCRAGLGAAKKLLDRLETGDVFVWDTLARKWAMPNPKGLRLRPGMTVMLKADAGGYTPQLGLAPESKAEVTPILAPDKETRDEEAFDDDHRSLLQVAVALPRHLADVEQEARELCKVLNVKESRAVIRAARWHDMGKAHEAFDSMLRTAHEQGTGEPLGAGYWAKVGRKPDRKSGKPRYQMMVDGKVVRRPRFRHELASALAWLALHGDDDEANLIAYLIAAHHGKVRMSLRALPQETEAPDGRLFARGIWDGDRLPAMQFADGETVPEVELNLDLMQLGDGRQGLSWTTRTQRLLKTPGPFQLAWYEALVRIADWRASRAEQEAAR